The proteins below come from a single Flavobacterium lindanitolerans genomic window:
- a CDS encoding thioredoxin family protein produces the protein MKKLLLALFLAVGSMAAVQAQEVKWMTLDQALAAQKKKAKPIFMDVYTDWCGPCKMLDKNTFQAKEVADYINANYYAVKFNAEGDSEVNYKGKKYTNPKYDATRKGRNAVHDFTMFLKVQGYPSMYIFDSKGEVKSPIVGYHTPEQLLPLIKV, from the coding sequence ATGAAAAAATTACTTTTAGCACTATTTTTAGCTGTAGGCTCTATGGCCGCAGTTCAGGCTCAGGAAGTCAAATGGATGACATTAGACCAGGCTTTGGCAGCACAGAAGAAAAAAGCAAAACCAATTTTTATGGACGTATACACAGATTGGTGCGGACCATGTAAAATGTTAGATAAGAATACTTTTCAGGCAAAAGAAGTAGCAGATTATATCAATGCTAACTACTATGCTGTGAAATTTAATGCAGAAGGCGATTCTGAAGTGAATTACAAAGGGAAAAAATATACAAACCCAAAATACGATGCTACCAGAAAAGGACGTAATGCGGTTCACGATTTTACAATGTTCCTGAAAGTACAAGGTTATCCGTCAATGTATATTTTTGACAGCAAAGGAGAAGTAAAGAGCCCTATTGTAGGATACCATACTCCTGAGCAGCTTTTACCGCTAATTAAAGTCTAA